In Colletotrichum higginsianum IMI 349063 chromosome 3, whole genome shotgun sequence, a genomic segment contains:
- a CDS encoding Haloacid dehalogenase-like hydrolase, giving the protein MAPRTDFPPIRACLFDMDGLLLDTEDLYTACINLILEQYGRPLLPWNIKAKLQGRPGPDATRIFHEWAQLPIAHDEYHQKLSAHQRELFPTTGPLPGVPDLLQNLGRTRYWDLKPRADGNKDPHRVHIALATSSHEANFKLKSDHLTELFSVFPSHRRVLGDDKRIAPGRGKPNPDIFLLALKTINESLGDGEKPITPEECLVFEDSVPGVEAGRRAGMRVIWCPHKGLLKEYAGREKEVLAGRTGEAGQVDMHQVGEIDDGWAEYLPTLEDFPYEKFGMTIPPVEVDNEPFMKENVGDVLVDKTNGSA; this is encoded by the exons ATGGCTCCTCGCACCGA CTTCCCTCCCATCCGGGCTTGCCTCTTCGACATggacggcctcctcctcgacaccGAAGACCTGTACACCGCCTGCATCAACCTCATTCTCGAGCAGTATGGCcgccctctcctcccctgGAACATCAAGGCCAAACTCCAGGGTCGTCCCGGCCCCGACGCCACCCGCATCTTCCACGAGTGGGCGCAGCTCCCCATTGCCCACGACGAGTACCATCAGAAGCTCTCCGCCCACCAGCGCGAGCTCTTCCCCACGACCGGACCCCTCCCCGGCGTCCCCGACCTGCTCCAGAACCTCGGCCGCACCCGCTACTGGGACCTGAAGCCCCGCGCTGACGGCAACAAGGACCCCCACCGCGTCCACATCGCCCTGGCCACCTCTTCCCACGAGGCCAACTTCAAGCTCAAGTCGGACCACCTGACCGAgctcttctccgtcttccccTCCCACCGCCgtgtcctcggcgacgacaagcGCATCGCTCCCGGCCGCGGCAAGCCCAACCCGGACATCTTCCTGCTCGCACTCAAGACCATCAACGAGTcccttggcgacggcgagaagccCATCACCCCGGAGGAGtgcctcgtcttcgaggaCTCGGTCCCCGGCGTTGAGgctggccgccgcgccggcaTGCGCGTCATCTGGTGCCCCCACAAGGGCCTTCTCAAAGAGTACGCCGGTCGCGAGAAAGAGGTTCTCGCCGGCCGCACtggcgaggccggccaggTCGACATGCACCAGGtcggcgagatcgacgacGGCTGGGCCGAGTACCTGCCCACCCTCGAGGACTTTCCCTACGAGAAGTTCGGCATGACCATCCCCCCCGTCGAGGTTGACAACGAGCCCTTCATGAAGGAAaacgtcggcgacgtcctcgttGACAAGACCAACGGCTCCGCTTAG
- a CDS encoding Ankyrin unc44 — protein sequence MSSSPPPPAPDLDRLSKLPTEIYLLVLEEIGKETIRNQQRRCLRPSRPVWASLPPGFPPSWALGREDATTNADAEEHTESVYPSIDLLNASTINRKYRDKYLQIALRLDAESENPRAIYHAAVNNHATLLRQALGQDRARPDHVPHGLALPLITPLMLAAVQGNVDAVDLLLGHGADPGYEFHSAGFNVWRPRPGLFSTSYDTMLKEPEDVGVVTKVTPAHCAMAAVQNTDQIASKILHAAPNEFWSKSTDASTKLLAFAVAADLVDLIENFVVWRADFNHGGLTVDYLSIPVLHHAVSGAMVRKLLDLGAPLHTPPHVGLNALHAVCLRSTDCHTAIEELVRRGVDVDEATAGGRQRGTLINIRPCLLVRTPQTALNFACRRLNLPHIRALLRLGANPLGVAQASKTPNCDHDNGEFRMVTPFHDLFLSDDLSESPIAGRATALRQTLYEVVRGMLAHPHGRRALSLRQSVRFDTRDVDSKIDQRYWVERSILRREDYGEFTPFQLFFMRPLVDDERIPTVMLSVSKPEIRLQINMTTRPYGVTPLLALLSHRFDHGVGEESFYRPQLVEWLLKNGADPNIADSEGFTPLHYAAFWLDDRAVDLLLAYGATVENRHLVLPTPLEVTLGRVYTEDHGTVDLRDSIWKQMVRLVEQDREQGPADMFGIQSCIKRWQPGGPLPLCSLPGFEVKFRRYVSSGVFFYNESGDRSLHEELRKTGLVPVLTQHALERKARIFEVLLQANETLPLPIPRWYNWSQGKVYRNSVLDWAAATGQHQYFLERLWAMGGMELVGDVRPSFEYKTVCWGESRENWDRYKSMVVEHAVYQ from the coding sequence atgtcttcttctccgccgcctcccgcccCAGACCTCGACCGATTAAGCAAATTGCCCACTGAAATCTaccttcttgtccttgaaGAAATAGGCAAAGAGACCATAAGAAACCAGCAGAGACGCTGTCTACGCCCTTCACGTCCGGTCTGGGCATCGCTGCCACCGGGTTTCCCGCCCTCATGGGCCCTGGGGCGTGAGGATGCAACCACCAATGCCGATGCGGAGGAGCATACGGAGTCGGTATACCCCTCAATAGACCTGCTGAACGCGAGTACAATCAACAGAAAATACCGTGATAAATATCTCCAGATCGCTCTTCGATTGGATGCTGAAAGCGAAAACCCAAGAGCCATCTATCACGCCGCTGTGAACAACCACGCTACCCTTCTCCGCCAGGCTCTTGGCCAGGACAGGGCCCGGCCAGATCATGTACCCCACGGCCTTGCGCTGCCCTTGATCACGCCGCTGATGCTGGCTGCCGTGCAAGGCAACGTAGATGCCGTCGATCTGcttctcggccatggtgCAGATCCTGGCTATGAGTTTCACTCGGCTGGTTTCAACGTCTGGCGACCTAGACCCGGACTCTTCAGCACGAGCTACGACACCATGCTCAAGGAGCCGGAGGATGTAGGTGTTGTGACTAAGGTAACCCCCGCCCATTGCGCCATGGCGGCTGTCCAGAATACCGACCAAATCGCTTCAAAGATACTGCACGCAGCTCCGAATGAGTTCTGGTCAAAGTCCACCGACGCAAGCACCAAGCTTCTCGCCTTTGCGGTCGCCGCGGACCTGGTTGATCTGATTGAAAACTTTGTAGTTTGGCGCGCAGACTTCAACCACGGCGGCCTCACGGTAGACTACCTATCTATTCCAGTCCTCCACCACGCCGTGTCGGGCGCAATGGTCAGGAAACTGCTCGATCTTGGCGCGCCGCTTCACACGCCACCCCATGTTGGGCTCAATGCTCTACATGCCGTCTGTCTCCGTTCGACCGACTGCCATACCGCGATCGAAGAACTCGTCCGCCGTGGCGTTGACGTAGACGAGGCCACGGCCGGCGGAAGACAACGCGGCACTCTTATCAACATCCGCCCGTGTCTTCTCGTGAGAACCCCCCAGACTGCTCTGAACTTCGCCTGCAGGCGTCTCAATCTTCCGCACATCAGGGCTCTCTTGAGACTAGGCGCGAACCCTCTGGGCGTGGCTCAGGCATCGAAGACACCGAACTGCGACCACGACAATGGCGAGTTCCGCATGGTTACGCCATTTCACGACCTATTTCTCTCCGATGACCTGTCAGAAAGCCCCATTGCGGGCAGAGCTACTGCGTTGCGCCAGACTCTCTACGAGGTTGTTCGGGGGATGCTGGCACACCCCCACGGCCGACGGGCGCTGTCGCTCAGACAAAGTGTCCGTTTCGATACACGGGACGTGGATTCCAAAATCGACCAGAGGTACTGGGTCGAAAGGAGTATCTTGAGGCGCGAGGATTATGGTGAGTTCACCCCCTTTCAACTCTTCTTCATGCGTCCACTGGTAGACGACGAACGTATCCCCACAGTGATGCTTTCCGTAAGCAAGCCGGAAATCCGACTGCAGATCAACATGACAACACGGCCGTACGGTGTAACGCCTCTTTTGGCTCTCCTGAGTCATCGCTTCGaccacggcgtcggcgaggaaaGCTTCTACCGGCCCCAACTGGTCGAGTGGCTTCTGAAGAACGGCGCCGACCCGAACATAGCCGACAGTGAAGGCTTCACCCCTCTTCACTACGCAGCCTTCTGGCTCGATGACAGGGCCGTCGATTTACTGTTGGCGTACGGCGCCACCGTCGAGAACCGCCACTTGGTCTTGCCCACGCCCTTGGAGGTGACTCTCGGCCGCGTTTATACGGAAGACCACGGGACGGTCGACCTGCGGGATAGCATATGGAAGCAGATGGTCAGGCTAGTTGAGCAGGACCGCGAGCAAGGACCGGCAGACATGTTTGGTATTCAGTCCTGCATCAAGCGCTGGCAGCCTGGCGGCCCGCTGCCCCTGTGCAGTCTTCCTGGTTTCGAGGTCAAGTTCAGACGCTATGTCTCGAGTGGCGTTTTCTTCTACAACGAGAGCGGCGATCGGAGCTTGCACGAGGAACTACGGAAAACAGGTCTTGTTCCCGTGTTGACCCAGCATGCACTCGAGCGCAAAGCGCGCATCTTTGAGGTCCTCTTACAGGCCAACGAGACCCTCCCTTTGCCCATCCCGAGGTGGTATAACTGGTCTCAAGGTAAGGTCTACAGGAACAGCGTTCTCGACTGGGCGGCCGCGACGGGCCAGCACCAGTATTTCCTCGAGAGGCTTTGGGCAATGGGCGGGATGGAGTTGGTCGGGGACGTCCGCCCCTCGTTCGAGTACAAGACTGTGTGCTGGGGAGAGTCCCGCGAGAACTGGGACCGTTACAAGAGTATGGTCGTTGAACATGCTGTGTATCAATAG
- a CDS encoding Tryptophanyl-tRNA synthetase yields MASAPEAPTAVVPAEAVGDASSGGQKVDPWNVSGEVGADGKVKAIDYKKIVDEFGTKLIDDALLERFERVTGHKPHHFLRRQIVFSHRDLDLILDRVEKKEPFFIYTGRGPSSDSMHIGHVIPFQLTKWLSDVLDAPLVFLFSEKRTVEEVQHYTRENAKDIIAIGFNPERTFIFSDYDYMGGAFYKNITRVAKRITVNTAKAVFGFDDSSNIGKVHFASIQASSAFANSFPHIFGDDEKRTTQIPCLIPCAIDQDPYFRVTRDCAAGLRYAKPSLIHSRFLDALQGPGSKMSASIESSAIFMKDTPKEIQNKMNKYAFSGGKVTAEEQRAEGADPDVDVSYQYLRFFLEDDEELAKIREDYRTGKMLTGEIKKRCAEELAKYCTAFQERRSKVNESTVDLFMARRPLVWGGSESLKALPIREGAAAAGGEGAEGAEGGDGKMTKNQLKKLEKQRQIEEKKAAKAKEKEAAKAAAAAAEGA; encoded by the exons atgGCCTCCGCACCCGAAGCCCcgaccgccgtcgtccccgccgaagccgtcggcgacgcctcCTCCGGCGGCCAGAAGGTCGACCCCTGGAATGTGTCCGGAGAG GTTGGCGCGgacggcaaggtcaaggcgATTGACTACAAG AAAATCGTCGACGAGTTCGGGACGAAGCTGATtgacgatgccctcctcgagcgctTCGAGCGCGTCACCGGCCACAAGCCTCACCATTTCCTCCGCCGGCAGATTGTCTTTTCCCACCGCGACCTCGATCTCATCCTCGACCGTGTTGAGAAGAAGGAGCCCTTCTTCATTTACACCG GACGTGGGCCGAGTTCTGACAGCATGCACATTGGACACGTCATTCCTTTCCAGTTGACCAAGTGGTTGTCTGACGTTCTCGATGCGCCGCTGGTG TTCTTGTTCTCCGAGAAGAGgacggtcgaggaggtccaACACTACACAAGAGAAAACGCCAAAGACAT CATCGCCATTGGCTTCAACCCCGAGCGAaccttcatcttctccgaCTACGACTACATGGGCGGTGCTTTTTACAA GAACATCACCCGTGTGGCCAAGAGGATCACCGTCAACACGgccaaggccgtcttcggcTTCGACGACAGCTCCAACATCGGCAAGGTCCACTTCGCCAGCATCCAGGCCAGCTCGGCCTTTGCCAACTCATTCCCCCATATctttggcgatgatgagaaGAGAACCACACAGATCCCGTGCCTCATCCCTTGTGCCATTGACCAGG ACCCTTACTTCCGTGTGACGAGAGActgcgccgccggcctgcgCTATGCCAAGCCTTCGCTCATTCACTCCCGCTTCCTCGACGCACTACAGGGCCCGGGCTCAAAGATGTCCGCGTCGATCGAGTCGAGCGCCATCTTCATGAAGGACACGCCCAAGGAGATTCAGAACAAGATGAACAAGTACGCCTtcagcggcggcaaggtcacggccgaggagcagcgcgCTGAGGGCGCCGACCCCGATG TGGACGTCAGCTACCAGTACCTCCGTTTCTttctcgaggacgacgaggagctcgccaagatccGCGAGGACTACCGCACGGGAAAGATGCTTACGGGCGAGATCAAGAAGAG AtgcgccgaggagctggctAAGTACTGCACCGCCTTCCAGGAGAGGAGGTCCAAGGTCAACGAGAGCACCGTCGACCTCTTCATGGCGCGCCGGCCGCTCGTCTGGGGCGGCTCTGAGAGCCTCAAGGCCCTGCCCATccgcgagggcgccgccgctgccggaggtgagggtgccgagggcgccgagggtgGCGACGGCAAGATGACCAAGAACCAGCTCAAGAAGCTGGAGAAGCAGCGCCAgatcgaggagaagaaggccgccaaggccaaggagaaggaggccgccaaggccgcggccgctgccgctgagGGTGCTTAG
- a CDS encoding Phospholipase, translated as MGLMTTSDHGHKEKEKEGGGSFMDKLKKPFRELEEKLEGTHLHDAKVHIVHKKHQIGKLANLFNANHRHDEEHEKATDDKRAKIAEEHRFNSFFPERDGNLIKWYVDGRDYFWAVSEALEAAKETIYICDWWLSPELFLRRPPYFNQEWRLDQVLKRRAEAGVQIYIIVYREVEAALTCNSAHTKHALQALCPEGTPGYGNIKIMRHPDHNFMSNGADMTFYWAHHEKFIVIDYATAFIGGLDLCFGRWDSHTHPLADVHPEGVQNEVWPGQDFNNNRIMDFQNVQDWKQNELSKAEYGRMPWHDVSMGLVGPCVYDIAEHFVLRWNFVKRDKYKRDDRFDWIQLRGRLGDDEDLVGVQRPKHPVGEYLTHPLNEQSLHNLENKGTMHAQIVRSSADWSSGILTDHSIQNAYAEIISKAEHFVYIENQFFITATGDQQTPIRNTIGRAIVDAVVRAGKEGRKFRVIILIPAIPGFAGDLRDDAATGTRAIMDYQYKSICRGEHSIFEQVKKEGVDPKQHIFFFNLRSYDRLNKTSSVDKREKDTGVKYAEVQRAQAEEVMGTGIHGSNDPTEKARDEHMGGKAEQTGAGREAAAASALDAKRRFEASLGDSQLKGEFSVAHHAMANSGSIEDEPWDDDDPETEVRNWIQEELYIHSKLLIVDDRIVVCGSSNLNDRSQLGYHDSELSIVMEDTKRVPSTMDGKPFEAGWHATSLRRYLWREHLGLLPAQDLDGSEDPNARPPGHSPNDAWDRDETWKFVEDPMSDDLWNMWTENATKNTDLYRHIFHADPDDHIKTFDDYDRYLPPKGVKAGHIFDQFMPAADARKKIDQIKGHLVWFPLDFLRDAEMAEKGLQVNQITESIYT; from the exons ATGGGGCTTATGACGACCAGCGACCATGGCcacaaggagaaggagaaggagggcggcggtaGCTTCATGGATAAGCTGAAGAAGCCCTTCCGCGAGCTGGAAGAGAAGCTCGAAGGGACCCATCTCCACGACGCAAAGGTCCACATTGTTCACAAGAAGCACCAGATTGGCAAGCTCGCCAACCTC TTCAACGCCAACCACCGCCACGACGAAGAGCACGAAAAGGCCACGGACGATAAGCGAGCCaagatcgccgaggagcacCGCTTCAACTCCTTCTTCCCGGAGCGCGACGGCAACCTGATCAAGTGGTAtgtcgacggccgcgacTACTTCTGGGCTGTCTCCGAAGCCCTtgaggccgccaaggagacCATCTACATCTGCGACTGGTGGTTGTCGCCCGAGCTGTTCCTGCGCCGTCCCCCTTACTTCAACCAGGAATGGAGGCTCGACCAGGTCTTGAAGcgccgcgccgaggccggcgtccagATCTACATCATTGTCTAccgcgaggtcgaggctgCCTTGACCTGCAACTCGGCCCACACTAAGCATGCGCTGCAGGCCCTGTGTCCCGAGGGCACACCCGGCTACGGCAACATCAAGATCATGCGCCATCCCGACCACAACTTCATGTccaacggcgccgacatGACCTTTTACTGGGCCCATCACGAAAAGTTCATTGTCATCGACTACGCCACGgccttcatcggcggcctggaTCTCTGCTTCGGTCGCTGGGACAGCCACACGCATCCCCTGGCCGACGTCCACCCCGAGGGCGTCCAGAACGAGGTCTGGCCGGGACAGGACTTCAACAACAACCGAATCATGGACTTCCAGAACGTCCAAGACTGGAAGCAGAACGAGCTGAGCAAGGCCGAGTATGGCCGCATGCCTTGGCACGATGTTTCTATGGGACTCGTCGGGCCGTGTGTTTacgacatcgccgagcaTTTCGTGCTGCGTTGGAACTTTGTGAAGCGCGACAAGTACAAGCGCGACGACCGTTTCGACTGGATCCAGTTGCGcgggcgtctcggcgacgacgaggatctTGTGGGGGTCCAACGGCCTAAGCATCCCGTTGGAGAATATCTCACCCACCCCCTCAACGAGCAGAGCCTGCACAACCTGGAGAACAAGGGGACTATGCATGCTCAGATTGTGCGTTCAAGCGCCGACTGGTCCAGCGGTATCCTGACGGACCACTCGATTCAGAACGCCTACGCCGAGATCATCAGCAAGGCCGAGCATTTTGTGTACATTGAGAACCAGTTCTTCATCACGGCGACGGGCGACCAGCAGACGCCCATCCGCAACACCATCGGccgcgccatcgtcgacgccgtcgtccggGCCGGCAAGGAGGGTCGCAAGTTCCGCGTCATCATCCTTATCCCCGCCATTCCAGGTTTCGCCGGCGATCTGCGGGACGATGCCGCCACGGGCACCCGTGCCATCATGGACTACCAGTACAAATCCATCTGCCGTGGAGAGCACTCCATCTTCGAGCAGgtcaagaaggagggcgTCGATCCCAAGCAAcacatcttcttcttcaacctgcGCTCCTACGACCGTCTGAACAAGACGTCGTCGGTGGacaagagagaaaaggaCACGGGCGTCAAGTACGCCGAAGTCCAGCGCgcgcaggccgaggaggtcatGGGCACGGGCATCCACGGGTCGAATGACCCCACTGAGAAGGCGCGTGACGAGCACATgggcggcaaggccgagcAGACGGGCGCGGGGcgagaggcggcggcggcgagtgcCTTGGACGCGAAACGGCGGTTCGAGGCCAGCCTCGGCGACAGTCAGCTGAAGGGCGAGTTTTCCGTCGCCCACCACGCCATGGCCAACTCCGGCAGCATTGAGGACGAGCcgtgggacgacgacgatccTGAGACGGAGGTCCGCAACTGGATCCAGGAGGAGCTCTACATCCACTCGAagctcctcatcgtcgacgaccgcATCGTCGTGTGCGGCTCCAGCAACCTCAACGACCGCAGCCAGCTCGGTTACCACGACAGCGAGTTGAGCATCGTTATGGAGGACACAAAGCGCGTGCCCAGCACCATGGACGGGAAGCCGTTCGAGGCCGGGTGGCACGCAACCTCCCTGCGACGATACCTGTGGCGGGagcacctcggcctgctcccTGCACAGGACCTGGACGGATCCGAAGACCCCAACGCGCGACCGCCCGGCCACTCGCCCAACGACGCGTGGGACCGTGACGAGACGTGGAAATTCGTTGAGGACCCGATGAGCGACGACCTGTGGAACATGTGGACCGAGAATGCCACCAAGAACACGGACCTGTACAGACACATCTTCCATGCCGACCCCGATGACCACA TCAAAACCTTTGACGACTATGATAGATACCTGCCCCCGAAGGGTGTCAAGGCCGGCCACATCTTTGACCAGTTCATGCCCGCTGCCGACGCGCGTAAGAAGATTGACCAGATCAAGGGCCACCTCGTGTGGTTCCCGCTCGACTTTTTGAGAGAcgccgagatggccgagaaggGGTTGCAGGTGAACCAGATTACCGAGAGTATTTATACCTGA
- a CDS encoding Tetratricopeptide repeat protein 1 — translation MAPTEAEKEPQEKGKNKSVKEDEVDEAAAQERFSPEEEASLLAESNANKTEANALFSSSKYEQAITKYDDAVATCPNYLDYELAVLRSNISACHLKLEQWKDAVSSASAALDALDRVDKEAALEQDRRDREKAADEDVEDEIVSSGAAAAAPAPPPEDDPEETARRARGEDVLRIRAKALMRRARARSEQGGWQNLAGAEEDYKTLSLMKNLAPADRRIVQAQLRALPPRTKAAQEAETAEMWGKLKDLGNGILKPFGLSTDNFQMVKDEKTGGYSMNFNQGQ, via the exons ATGGCgcccaccgaggccgagaaggagccccaggagaagggcaagaacAAGTCGGTCAAAGAAGACGAAGTCGACGAAGCAGCGGCCCAGGAGAGGTTCTCACCTGAAGAAGAGGCG TCCCTCCTGGCCGAGTCCAACGCAAACAAGACCGAGGCCAacgccctcttctcctcgtcaaAGTACGAGCAGGCCATCACCAAgtacgacgacgccgtcgccaccTGCCCTAACTACCTCGACTATGAGCTCGCCGTCCTGCGCTCCAACATCTCGGCCTGCCACCTCAAGCTCGAGCAGTGGAAGGACGCCGTCTCGAGCGCCTCTgctgccctcgacgccctcgaccgcgtcgacaaggaggcggcgctcgAGCAGGACCGCCGCGACAgggagaaggccgccgacgaggacgtcgaggacgagatcgtCAGCTCTggcgcggccgcggccgcgcccGCCCCGCCTCCCGAGGACGACCCAGAGGAGACCGCGCGCCGCGCGCGTGGGGAGGACGTCCTGCGGATCCGCGCCAAGGCCCTCATGCGCAGGGCGCGCGCGCGGAGCGAGCAGGGCGGCTGGCAgaacctcgccggcgccgaggaggactaCAAGACGCTGTCTCTGATGAAGAACCTCGCGCCCGCCGACCGCCGGATCGTGCAGGCCCAGCTGcgcgcgctgccgccccgGACCAAGGCCGCGCAGGAGGCTgagacggccgagatgtGGGGGAAGCTGAAAGAC CTGGGCAACGGCATCCTCAAGCCCTTTGGTCTGAGCACGGACAACTTCCAGATggtcaaggacgagaagacgggGGGCTACTCGATGAACTTCAACCAGGGGCAATGA
- a CDS encoding Catalyzes late reaction in the cephamycin biosynthetic pathway, whose translation MALGTTQEQLLPDMARRTVVTTINYYDDPGDGSPPTPIIVGGQKVTNERKMTPRTMTVTDITGDEDNFTLDTHGFQYIRHTSAEKDFVDDEQVKTVYYPEMEKVYKDITGASRVVIFNHQIRRGPANWHTLGERNTEHRGPLHKAHVDQSYDGAIMMARHHLGDEADELLKRRFQIINIWRPIKTVQKDPLAVADGNTVAEEDLVPGAIIYPRHRAETWTIKPNPAHRWYFKNRQRPDEPLLIKCFDSDASVVRRAAHCAFRDPDMDDMECRQSIDIRALVFH comes from the exons ATGGCACTGGGGACGACACAGGAGCAGCTCTTGCCAGACATGGCGCGCCGCACCGTCGTCACCACCATCAACTACTACGACGACCCCGGCGATGGGTCTCCTCCAACCCCAATCATCGTAGGGGG TCAAAAAGTCACAAATGAGAGGAAAATGACGCCTCGGACCATGACTGTGACCGACAtcacgggcgacgaggacaatTTCACCCTCGACACGCACGGCTTCCAGTACATCCGTCACACAAGCGCCGAAAAGGactttgtcgacgacgagcaggtcAAGACCGTTTACTACCCCGAGATGGAAAAAGTGTACAAGGACAT CACGGGGGCCAGCCGGGTCGTCATCTTCAACCACCAGATCCGTCGGGGCCCGGCCAACTGGCACACACTGGGCGAGCGTAACACGGAGCACCGCGGCCCGCTGCACAAGGCCCACGTCGACCAGTCGTACGACGGCGCCATCATGATGGCGAGGCaccacctcggcgacgaggccgatgaaCTCCTCAAGCGCCGCTTCCAGATTATCAACATCTGGCGGCCCATCAAGACGGTCCAAAAAGACCCGctcgccgttgccgacggGAACacggtcgccgaggaggacctcgtccccggcgccATCATCTACCCCAGGCACCGCGCCGAGACGTGGACCATCAAGCCGAACCCGGCGCACCGCTGGTACTTTAAGAACAGGCAGCGGCCGGACGAGCCGTTGCTCATCAAGTGTTTCGACTCGGACGCGTCCGTGGTCAGACGGGCGGCCCACTGCGCGTTCCGCGACCCTGACATGGACGACATGGAGTGTCGGCAGAGCATCGACATTCGGGCTCTGGTGTTTCACTGA
- a CDS encoding Glycolipid transfer protein, whose protein sequence is MAAQIPPGGTYLDTFKQSFVNVPVDAERENAIATTEFLDAAESLTTIFDALGGVAFGPVKNDMGGNIKKIRERQLAAPGQSATLQDLVKNELATKKHVATEGLLWLTRGLEFTCIALSQNVAKESEELSESFRNAYSTTLKPHHSFLVKPIFSAAMSACPYRKDFYAKLGSDQAKIAAELRVYLAALEKIVGILKGFLASKDAKF, encoded by the exons ATGGCAGCTCAGATCCCCCCTGGCGGCACTTACCTCGACACCTTCAAGCAGTCGTTTGTTAACgtccccgtcgacgccgagaggGAGAATGCCATTGCTACCACCGagttcctcgacgccgccgagtcccTGACCACCATCTTTG ATGCCCTTGGTGGCGTTGCATTTGGTCCCGTCAAGAACGACATGGGCGGCAACATCAAG AAAATCCGTGAGCGCCAGCTGGCTGCCCCCGGCCAGTCTGCCACTCTCCAGGATCTCGTCAAGAACGAGCTGGCCACCAAGAAGCATGTCGCCACCGAGGGTCTCCTCTGGCTGACTCG TGGCCTCGAGTTCACCTGCATCGCTCTGAGCCAGAACGTCGCCAAGGAGTCCGAGGAGCTCTCCGAATCCTTCCGCAACGCCTACTCGACTACCCTCAAGCCTCACCACAGCTTCCTTGTGAAGCCTATCTTCAGCGCCGCCATGAGCGCCTGCCCCTACCGCAAGGACTTTTACGCCAAGCTGGGCTCCGACCAGGCCAAGATCGCTGCTGAGCTCCGCGTCTACCTCGCCGCTCTCGAAAAGATTGTCGGCATCCTCAAGGGTTTCCTCGCAAGCAAGGACGCCAAGTTCTAA